The Streptomyces sp. NBC_01775 genome includes a region encoding these proteins:
- the hmgA gene encoding homogentisate 1,2-dioxygenase, whose product MEQGTRERARKAAEGLTHLSGFGNEHSSEAVPGALPVGRNAPQRAPLGLYAEQLSGSAFTEPRARNRRSWLYRIRPSAAHPRFVRADNGSLAAAPFTGTEPDPNRLRWGPLPEPPAGTDFLAGLWTLGGNGDVTQRTGMAVHLYVADAAMTDRVFSDADGELLIVPEHGGLLLRTEFGLLRAEPGQVALIPRGVRFRVELLEESARGYVCENYGSPFVLPDLGPIGANGLANARDFLAPTAAYEEVDRPVEVVSKYCGNLWKAVYDHSPLDVVAWHGNHVPYVYDLRRFNVLGSISYDHPDPSIFTVLTSPSDTPGLAGVDFVVFAPRWLVGEDTFRPPYFHRNVMSEYMGLIEGAYDAKAGGEGGFVPGGGSLHNMMSAHGPDRETFERASAAELAPQKIDDGLAFMFETRWPVSLTKQALAAEHLQSDYDAVWQGLERHFERPQRR is encoded by the coding sequence ATGGAGCAGGGGACACGGGAGCGGGCACGCAAGGCGGCGGAGGGACTCACTCACCTGTCGGGATTCGGCAACGAGCACAGCAGCGAGGCCGTCCCAGGAGCGCTCCCGGTGGGCCGCAACGCCCCGCAGCGCGCCCCCCTGGGCCTGTACGCGGAGCAGCTGAGCGGCAGCGCCTTCACCGAGCCGCGCGCCCGCAACCGCCGCTCATGGCTGTACCGCATCCGCCCCTCGGCGGCGCACCCGCGCTTCGTACGGGCCGACAACGGCTCCTTGGCCGCCGCCCCGTTCACCGGCACCGAGCCCGACCCCAACCGGCTGCGCTGGGGCCCCCTGCCCGAGCCCCCGGCCGGCACCGATTTCCTCGCCGGGCTGTGGACCCTGGGCGGCAACGGCGATGTCACCCAGCGCACGGGTATGGCCGTGCACCTGTACGTGGCCGATGCCGCGATGACCGACCGGGTCTTCAGCGACGCGGACGGCGAGCTGCTGATCGTCCCGGAGCACGGCGGGCTGCTGCTGCGCACCGAGTTCGGGCTGCTGCGCGCGGAGCCGGGCCAGGTGGCGCTGATCCCGCGCGGGGTGCGCTTCCGCGTGGAGCTGCTGGAGGAGTCGGCGCGCGGCTACGTCTGCGAGAACTACGGCAGCCCCTTCGTCCTCCCCGACCTGGGCCCCATCGGTGCCAACGGGCTGGCCAACGCCCGCGACTTCCTGGCCCCGACAGCCGCCTACGAGGAGGTGGACCGCCCGGTGGAGGTGGTCAGCAAGTACTGCGGAAACCTCTGGAAGGCCGTCTACGACCACTCGCCGCTGGACGTGGTCGCCTGGCACGGCAACCACGTGCCCTACGTCTACGACCTGCGGCGCTTCAATGTGCTCGGCAGCATCAGCTACGACCACCCGGACCCCTCGATCTTCACGGTCCTCACCTCGCCCTCGGACACCCCGGGGCTGGCGGGCGTGGACTTCGTGGTCTTCGCGCCCCGCTGGCTGGTCGGCGAGGACACCTTCCGCCCGCCGTACTTCCACCGGAACGTGATGAGCGAGTACATGGGCCTGATCGAGGGTGCCTATGATGCCAAGGCCGGTGGCGAGGGAGGGTTCGTTCCCGGTGGGGGCTCGCTGCACAACATGATGTCGGCGCACGGGCCCGACAGGGAGACCTTCGAGCGGGCCTCGGCGGCCGAACTGGCGCCGCAGAAGATCGACGACGGACTCGCCTTCATGTTCGAGACACGCTGGCCCGTCTCCCTCACCAAGCAGGCCCTCGCCGCCGAGCACCTCCAGTCCGACTACGACGCGGTGTGGCAGGGGCTTGAGCGTCATTTCGAGCGGCCCCAGCGGAGGTGA
- a CDS encoding CitMHS family transporter, with protein MLTLLGFLMIATFLTLIMMKRMSPLAALVLIPALFCVLAGQATSLGDYVLKGIGELAPTAAMLMFAIIYFGVMIDVGLFDPIVRGILRFCKADPMRVVIGTAVLAAVVSLDGDGSTTFMITVSAMLPLYRRLKMSVLVMTGIAATANGVMNTVPWGGPTARVATALKLDPSDVFVPMIPALACGLVFVFFLAWILGLRERKRLGTLTLDGPEGSEGAGEESGRILRKAEAAEETEREAALAGAGGRTAGARGGSDALPGGIPAPRSAGGAGDGVTDGPDERAAGGPHGRAVEDPAGEAGGLDPHRATLRPKLFWFNAALTVALLTTLITQLLPIPVLFLLGAAIALTVNFPHMKDQKARIAAHADNVLNVSGMVFAAAVFTGVLTGTGMVEDMARNLVSALPDGLGPYMSVVTAVLSIPFTYFMSNDGFYFGIVPILAEAGGAHGVSAVEIARASLVGQVLHMSSPLVPAVYVLIGMAKVEFGDHTRFTVKWATLTSLVVLGAGLLFGIL; from the coding sequence ATGCTCACTCTTCTCGGCTTCCTCATGATCGCGACATTTCTGACGCTGATCATGATGAAGCGGATGTCGCCCCTGGCGGCCCTGGTCCTCATTCCCGCGCTCTTCTGCGTCCTGGCGGGGCAGGCCACCAGCCTCGGGGACTACGTCCTCAAGGGCATCGGGGAGCTCGCGCCGACGGCGGCGATGCTGATGTTCGCCATCATCTATTTCGGCGTGATGATCGACGTCGGCCTCTTCGACCCGATCGTCCGGGGCATCCTGCGCTTCTGCAAGGCCGACCCGATGCGCGTGGTGATCGGCACGGCCGTGCTCGCCGCGGTGGTCTCGCTGGACGGCGACGGCTCCACCACGTTCATGATCACCGTCTCCGCGATGCTGCCGCTCTACCGCAGGCTGAAGATGAGCGTGCTGGTGATGACGGGCATCGCGGCCACCGCGAACGGCGTCATGAACACCGTGCCGTGGGGCGGCCCCACCGCCCGGGTGGCGACCGCGCTCAAGCTCGACCCCAGCGACGTCTTCGTCCCGATGATCCCGGCGCTGGCCTGCGGGCTGGTCTTCGTCTTCTTCCTGGCCTGGATCCTGGGCCTGCGCGAGCGCAAACGGCTGGGCACGCTGACGCTCGACGGGCCCGAAGGCTCCGAGGGAGCGGGCGAGGAGTCCGGGCGGATCCTCCGGAAGGCGGAAGCAGCGGAGGAGACCGAGCGGGAGGCCGCCTTGGCGGGTGCCGGCGGCCGTACGGCGGGTGCGCGCGGCGGCAGTGACGCACTGCCCGGCGGGATCCCCGCTCCCCGGAGCGCGGGCGGCGCCGGAGACGGCGTCACGGACGGCCCGGACGAGCGCGCGGCAGGCGGTCCGCACGGGCGAGCCGTCGAGGACCCGGCCGGTGAAGCCGGCGGGCTCGACCCGCACCGCGCCACCCTGCGCCCCAAGCTGTTCTGGTTCAACGCCGCGCTGACGGTGGCCCTGCTGACGACGCTGATCACCCAGCTGCTGCCGATCCCGGTGCTCTTCCTGCTCGGCGCCGCCATCGCGCTCACCGTCAACTTCCCGCACATGAAGGACCAGAAGGCCCGGATCGCCGCGCACGCCGACAACGTCCTGAACGTCTCCGGGATGGTCTTCGCCGCCGCCGTCTTCACCGGCGTCCTGACCGGCACCGGCATGGTCGAGGACATGGCCCGCAACCTCGTCAGCGCGCTGCCCGACGGCCTCGGCCCCTACATGAGCGTCGTGACCGCGGTACTCAGCATTCCCTTCACGTACTTCATGTCCAACGACGGCTTCTACTTCGGCATCGTGCCGATCCTCGCCGAGGCGGGCGGCGCGCACGGCGTCAGCGCCGTCGAGATCGCCCGCGCCTCGCTCGTCGGACAGGTGCTCCACATGTCGAGCCCGCTGGTCCCCGCCGTCTATGTCCTCATCGGGATGGCCAAGGTCGAATTCGGCGACCACACCAGGTTCACCGTCAAGTGGGCCACGCTCACCTCGCTCGTCGTCCTCGGCGCGGGGCTGTTGTTCGGCATCCTGTGA
- a CDS encoding aldehyde dehydrogenase family protein has protein sequence MKAHDGMYIDGAWCPARGTGTIEVTNPADGTALATVPAGDGEDIDAAVRAARAAFPGWAATPSTERAARLGALQEILIARRDEIAETVTGELGSPLGLSRKVHAAAPIAVCGSYAELAAEFTFEEEIGNSRVLREPVGVVGAITPWNYPLHQIVAKAAPALAAGCTVVLKPAEDTPLVAQLFAEAVHEAGVPAGVFNLVTGLGPVAGQALAEHEGIDLLSFTGSTAVGRRVAAVAAGGVKRVALELGGKSANVILPGADLAKAVKVGVANVMSNSGQTCSAWTRMLVDAGRYDEAVRLAAEATAKYVTGDPRDEATRVGPLVNAKQHERVTGYIARGQEEGARLVTGGTEPPEGHESGHYVRPTVFADVTPEMTIAQEEIFGPVLSILKYQDTEDALRIANGTVYGLAGAVWSEDEDEAVAFARRMETGQVDINGGRFNPLAPFGGYKQSGVGRELGTHGLEEYLQTKSLQF, from the coding sequence ATGAAGGCACACGACGGCATGTACATCGACGGCGCGTGGTGCCCCGCGCGGGGCACCGGCACGATCGAGGTCACCAACCCCGCGGACGGAACGGCCCTGGCGACCGTCCCGGCCGGCGACGGCGAGGACATCGACGCGGCCGTACGCGCCGCCCGTGCCGCCTTCCCCGGCTGGGCGGCCACGCCCTCCACCGAGCGGGCCGCCCGCCTCGGCGCGCTCCAGGAGATCCTCATCGCCCGCCGCGACGAGATCGCCGAGACCGTCACCGGCGAACTCGGCTCGCCGCTCGGCCTGTCGCGGAAGGTGCACGCCGCCGCGCCGATCGCGGTGTGCGGCAGCTACGCCGAACTGGCCGCGGAGTTCACCTTCGAGGAGGAGATCGGCAACTCGCGGGTGCTGCGCGAGCCCGTCGGGGTCGTCGGCGCCATCACGCCCTGGAACTACCCGCTTCACCAGATCGTCGCCAAGGCCGCGCCCGCGCTGGCCGCGGGCTGCACCGTCGTCCTCAAGCCCGCCGAGGACACCCCGCTGGTCGCCCAGCTGTTCGCCGAGGCCGTACACGAAGCGGGCGTGCCCGCCGGGGTGTTCAACCTCGTCACCGGGCTCGGACCGGTGGCCGGGCAGGCCCTGGCCGAGCACGAGGGCATCGACCTGCTGTCCTTCACCGGCTCCACCGCCGTCGGCCGCCGCGTGGCAGCCGTGGCGGCGGGCGGCGTCAAGCGCGTCGCGCTCGAACTCGGCGGCAAGTCCGCGAACGTGATCCTGCCCGGCGCCGACCTGGCCAAGGCCGTCAAGGTGGGCGTCGCCAACGTGATGTCCAACTCCGGCCAGACGTGCAGCGCCTGGACCCGGATGCTGGTGGACGCCGGCCGCTACGACGAGGCCGTACGGCTCGCCGCCGAGGCCACCGCCAAGTACGTCACCGGCGACCCCCGGGACGAGGCCACCCGCGTCGGGCCCCTCGTCAACGCCAAGCAGCACGAGCGCGTCACGGGCTACATCGCGCGCGGCCAGGAGGAGGGCGCCCGCCTCGTCACCGGCGGCACCGAGCCGCCCGAGGGCCACGAGAGCGGGCACTACGTACGCCCCACTGTCTTCGCCGACGTCACACCGGAGATGACCATCGCGCAGGAGGAGATCTTCGGCCCCGTCCTGTCCATCCTGAAGTACCAGGACACCGAGGACGCGCTGCGCATCGCCAACGGCACCGTCTACGGACTCGCGGGCGCGGTGTGGTCCGAGGACGAGGACGAGGCGGTCGCCTTCGCGCGCCGGATGGAGACCGGCCAGGTCGACATCAACGGCGGACGCTTCAACCCCCTCGCACCGTTCGGCGGCTACAAGCAGTCCGGCGTCGGGCGCGAGCTGGGCACCCACGGTCTGGAGGAGTACCTCCAGACCAAGTCCCTCCAGTTCTGA
- a CDS encoding alcohol dehydrogenase catalytic domain-containing protein: MVRAAVLPAVSAPLEVTSITLPEPGPGQVRVRLAAAGVCHSDLSLANGTLRQPVPAVLGHEGAGTVVAVGEGVTAARPGDRVVLNWAPSCGECHFCARLSEPWLCTRANEATTVPYASTRSGDGLYPGLSVAAFAEETVVPERAVLALPDGVPLEDAALLGCAMLTGYGAVHHSAQVRPGESVVVHGVGGVGLATLQSARLAGAGQIIAVDVTEEKEGLARSAGATDYVVASERTAKSVRALTEGGFGADVAVECVGRAESVRAAWDSTRRGGRTTVVGIGGKDDRVSFSALEVFHFARTLRGCVYGDSDPAHDVPVLAEHVREGRLNLGALVTERVPLAGVEGAFEAMRAGRGGRTLVVF; the protein is encoded by the coding sequence ATGGTCCGCGCAGCCGTACTGCCCGCCGTCTCGGCACCGCTGGAAGTCACCTCGATCACGCTTCCCGAGCCGGGCCCCGGCCAGGTGCGGGTGCGGCTGGCCGCCGCCGGGGTCTGCCACTCCGACCTCTCCCTCGCCAACGGCACCCTGCGCCAGCCCGTCCCCGCGGTGCTCGGTCACGAGGGAGCCGGCACGGTCGTCGCCGTCGGCGAGGGCGTCACGGCGGCGAGGCCCGGCGACCGCGTCGTCCTCAACTGGGCGCCCTCCTGCGGCGAGTGCCACTTCTGCGCGCGGCTGTCCGAGCCCTGGCTGTGCACCCGCGCCAACGAGGCGACGACCGTCCCCTACGCCAGCACCCGCAGCGGCGACGGGCTCTACCCCGGACTGAGCGTGGCGGCCTTCGCCGAGGAGACGGTCGTCCCCGAGCGCGCGGTCCTCGCGCTGCCGGACGGAGTGCCGCTGGAGGACGCCGCGCTGCTGGGCTGCGCGATGCTCACCGGCTACGGCGCCGTGCACCACAGCGCCCAGGTGCGGCCCGGCGAGTCCGTCGTCGTCCACGGCGTCGGCGGGGTCGGCCTCGCGACGCTCCAGTCCGCGCGGCTGGCCGGGGCCGGGCAGATCATCGCGGTGGACGTCACCGAGGAGAAGGAGGGGCTGGCGCGGTCGGCCGGAGCGACGGACTACGTCGTCGCCTCCGAGAGGACGGCCAAGTCCGTGCGGGCGCTCACCGAGGGCGGGTTCGGCGCGGACGTGGCCGTCGAGTGCGTGGGCCGCGCGGAGTCGGTCCGCGCGGCCTGGGATTCCACCCGGCGGGGTGGGCGCACGACCGTCGTGGGCATCGGCGGCAAGGACGACCGGGTGTCCTTCTCCGCGCTGGAGGTCTTCCACTTCGCGCGGACGCTGCGCGGCTGTGTCTACGGCGATTCGGACCCCGCACACGATGTTCCCGTGCTCGCGGAGCATGTGCGGGAGGGGCGGCTGAATCTGGGGGCGCTCGTGACCGAGAGGGTGCCCTTGGCGGGCGTCGAGGGCGCGTTCGAGGCCATGCGCGCGGGCCGTGGGGGCCGCACGTTGGTGGTGTTCTGA
- a CDS encoding TetR/AcrR family transcriptional regulator — MTVETDESFGGVTPDAARRLLLGAVQAFAERGFHATTTRDIAGRAGMSPAALYIHYKTKEELLFHISKVGHERSVAVLEEAVAGAADSAERLARAVRAFVRWHAEYHTTARVVQYELAALGEEHYTEIVALRRRSEEILREVLQEGVAAGQFAVEDIRGTTLAVMSLCIDVARWFSPEGRRTPDEIGELYAGLALRMAGCRDESGGYQ; from the coding sequence ATGACGGTCGAGACCGATGAGTCGTTCGGGGGTGTCACCCCGGACGCCGCACGCAGGCTGCTCCTGGGCGCCGTCCAGGCGTTCGCCGAGCGCGGCTTCCACGCGACGACCACCCGCGATATCGCCGGCCGCGCCGGAATGAGCCCGGCTGCGCTCTACATCCACTACAAGACCAAGGAAGAGCTGCTCTTCCACATCAGCAAGGTGGGGCACGAGCGGTCCGTCGCGGTGCTGGAGGAGGCCGTCGCGGGCGCGGCGGACAGCGCCGAGCGCCTCGCCCGCGCCGTCCGCGCCTTCGTCCGCTGGCACGCCGAGTACCACACCACGGCCCGCGTGGTGCAGTACGAGCTGGCGGCGCTGGGCGAGGAGCACTACACGGAGATCGTGGCGCTGCGCCGCCGCAGCGAGGAGATCCTGCGCGAGGTGCTCCAGGAGGGCGTGGCCGCGGGTCAGTTCGCGGTCGAGGACATCCGGGGCACGACGCTGGCCGTGATGTCGCTGTGCATCGACGTGGCCCGCTGGTTCAGCCCGGAGGGCCGCAGGACGCCGGACGAGATCGGCGAGCTGTACGCCGGTCTCGCCCTGCGCATGGCGGGCTGCCGGGACGAGAGCGGCGGCTACCAGTAG
- a CDS encoding MaoC family dehydratase, whose protein sequence is MAEPRVFTSADELREAIGQELGTSDWLEIDQKRIDLFAEATGDHQWIHVDPARAAEGPFGTTIAHGYLTLSLLPALVPQIMRVEGMRMGVNYGVNKVRFPSPVPVGSRLRARATLADVTTASDGGVQVTAQVSVESEGGSKPVCVVESLSRYYW, encoded by the coding sequence ATGGCGGAACCCCGGGTCTTCACCTCGGCCGATGAGCTGCGCGAGGCCATCGGCCAGGAACTGGGCACCAGCGACTGGCTGGAGATCGACCAAAAGCGGATCGACCTCTTCGCCGAGGCCACGGGCGACCACCAGTGGATCCATGTCGACCCGGCACGGGCCGCGGAGGGTCCCTTCGGCACCACCATCGCGCACGGCTATCTGACGCTGTCCCTGCTGCCCGCCCTCGTCCCGCAGATCATGCGCGTCGAGGGCATGCGGATGGGCGTCAACTACGGCGTGAACAAGGTCCGCTTCCCCTCCCCCGTGCCCGTCGGCTCCCGGCTGCGCGCCCGCGCGACGCTGGCCGACGTCACGACGGCCTCCGACGGAGGCGTGCAGGTCACCGCGCAGGTGAGCGTCGAGAGCGAGGGCGGGAGCAAGCCGGTGTGCGTGGTGGAGAGCCTGAGCCGCTACTACTGGTAG
- a CDS encoding amidase family protein, producing the protein MGGLRDDADPRAEFEASSRFTPFTPLYNATGQPAVSLPLHWSPEGLPIGVMLGGRYGEDSLLLSLSAQLEAARPWHARRPALW; encoded by the coding sequence GTGGGCGGCCTGCGCGACGACGCCGACCCGCGCGCCGAGTTCGAGGCGAGCAGCCGCTTCACCCCGTTCACGCCGCTGTACAACGCGACGGGCCAGCCCGCGGTCTCCCTGCCCCTGCACTGGAGCCCGGAGGGCCTGCCCATCGGCGTGATGCTGGGCGGACGCTACGGCGAGGACAGCCTGTTGCTGTCCTTGTCGGCGCAGCTGGAGGCGGCCCGGCCGTGGCACGCGCGGCGGCCCGCCCTGTGGTGA